A single window of Flagellimonas maritima DNA harbors:
- a CDS encoding acyl-CoA dehydrogenase family protein, which yields MEIKEKEILRGGQFLVKETDCEDIFTLEDLDEEQKMMRESTKEFVDRELWAHWERFEKKDYAYTEETMRKAGELGLLSVAVPESYGGMGMGFVSTMLVCDYISGATGSFSTAFGAHTGIGTMPITLYGTEEQKQKYVPKLASGEWFGAYCLTEPGAGSDANSGKTKAVLSEDGKHYSITGQKMWISNAGFCNVFIVFARIEDDKNITGFIVENNPENGITLGDEEKKLGIHSSSTRQVFFNETKVPVENMLSERGNGFKIAMNALNVGRIKLAAACLEAQRRVINEATKYANERIQFKTPIINFGAIKAKIADMATNAYVDEAACYRAAKNIEDRIAIREAEGNSHQEAELKGVEEYAIECSILKVAVSEHVQHTTDEGIQVFGGMGFSADTPMESAWRDARISRIYEGTNEINRMLAVGMLVKKAMKGHVDLLGPATAVGEELMGIPSFDTPDFSELFAEEKDLVARLKKVFLMVAGSAVQKFGTELEEHQMVLMSASDILIQVYLAESAILRTEKNAKRFGEQSQAAQIAMSKLYLYRAVDVVSQKGKEAIVSFAEGDEQRMMLMGLKRFTKYTNQPNVVALRTEIADKVAADNGYTFD from the coding sequence ATGGAAATAAAAGAAAAAGAAATCCTCAGAGGTGGCCAGTTTTTGGTAAAAGAGACCGATTGTGAAGATATTTTCACCCTTGAAGACTTAGACGAGGAACAGAAAATGATGCGTGAAAGTACCAAGGAGTTTGTAGACAGAGAACTATGGGCGCATTGGGAACGATTTGAGAAAAAAGACTATGCCTACACCGAAGAAACCATGCGCAAAGCTGGCGAACTTGGTCTTTTGAGTGTAGCCGTACCAGAATCTTATGGCGGCATGGGAATGGGATTTGTCTCCACGATGTTGGTCTGCGATTACATTTCTGGTGCAACAGGTTCGTTCAGTACCGCATTTGGGGCACATACGGGAATTGGGACTATGCCCATTACCCTTTACGGAACCGAAGAACAAAAACAAAAATATGTACCAAAATTGGCTTCTGGCGAATGGTTTGGAGCCTATTGCCTAACTGAACCCGGTGCAGGTTCCGATGCAAACTCGGGCAAGACCAAGGCCGTTCTATCAGAAGATGGAAAACATTATAGCATCACCGGACAGAAAATGTGGATTTCAAATGCGGGCTTCTGTAATGTTTTCATCGTTTTTGCGAGAATCGAAGATGATAAAAACATTACAGGATTTATTGTAGAAAATAACCCAGAAAACGGCATCACACTTGGCGATGAAGAAAAGAAATTGGGCATCCACTCCTCCTCTACCCGACAAGTATTCTTCAATGAGACCAAAGTACCTGTTGAAAACATGCTATCGGAAAGAGGAAACGGATTTAAAATAGCGATGAACGCCCTGAATGTTGGTCGTATCAAATTGGCAGCAGCTTGTTTGGAAGCGCAGCGACGGGTAATCAATGAAGCTACAAAATATGCGAACGAGCGTATTCAGTTCAAAACACCGATTATCAACTTTGGGGCCATAAAAGCAAAAATCGCCGATATGGCGACCAATGCGTATGTTGACGAAGCGGCATGTTACCGTGCAGCAAAAAATATCGAGGACAGAATCGCTATTCGTGAAGCTGAAGGCAATTCACATCAAGAAGCTGAATTAAAAGGCGTTGAAGAATATGCTATAGAATGTTCCATTTTGAAGGTAGCCGTTTCTGAGCATGTTCAACATACGACCGATGAAGGCATCCAAGTTTTTGGAGGAATGGGCTTCAGCGCAGATACGCCAATGGAATCGGCTTGGAGAGATGCCCGTATTTCGCGTATTTATGAAGGAACCAACGAAATCAACCGAATGTTGGCCGTGGGCATGTTGGTCAAAAAAGCGATGAAGGGTCATGTGGACTTGCTTGGCCCAGCAACTGCAGTAGGGGAAGAATTAATGGGAATCCCTTCGTTTGATACACCAGATTTCTCTGAACTCTTTGCAGAAGAAAAAGACTTGGTCGCACGATTAAAAAAGGTCTTTTTAATGGTAGCTGGCAGTGCGGTGCAGAAATTCGGTACCGAATTGGAAGAACATCAAATGGTCTTGATGTCCGCATCAGATATTCTAATTCAAGTATATCTGGCGGAATCTGCCATTCTAAGAACCGAGAAGAATGCCAAACGTTTTGGCGAACAATCGCAAGCTGCCCAAATAGCAATGTCAAAACTATATTTATATAGGGCTGTTGACGTTGTTTCACAAAAAGGAAAAGAAGCTATTGTTTCGTTTGCGGAAGGTGATGAACAGCGCATGATGCTTATGGGATTAAAACGCTTTACAAAATATACAAATCAACCCAATGTCGTGGCACTGCGCACAGAAATTGCGGACAAGGTCGCTGCGGATAACGGGTATACCTTTGACTAA